The window NNNNNNNNNNNNNNNTTTCCACCCGCCCCAAGATGTTCccaagcccccccccccccccccccacacacacacacacacacacggcagAAGTCGGATCGAAAGAATCGAATATGCCGTCTCTCTCAACGGCCTCGGTGTAACTCCTGTCCGatttcttctctcccttctccctcgtATCGCTTCCCTTTCCCTCGCTCACGCTGACGAAGGAGCAGAGGCGCTCACACACAGGGAAAGCATCACCTCCTATCCCCAAATCTCTCCCACTCCGCTTTCATGCAAgcaaacacacgcgccaACGTCTCTGCGAGATTTCTGCGACGTGGATGGTATCGCGATGGAAGTGCGTTGACTTATTTGGCCTATCCTCcctcaccgcggcggcggtgaggcgacagcggcagcgttcCGTTCCGGCCCCGCCGCCCTTCGGCTTCCAAGCCTTCAGCGCCAGTAACGCGTCCATCCTCGGAAGAGACACCGATGAGCAAGCTGACTCTGGCCAATGTAATCACACCGCAGCAGATGCGGCAGTCACGGATGCGGCCTCGTTCAGAGATGCCTGGGCAGCGCGATGCAGTCGCATTGACATGACTTTAGGATCGGTGCCGTCTTCAGCTGCGCGCGtaccgccagcggcagccgctgcgacCACAACTACCCCGCGCCTTCCTATCGCGCTTGCTTTGCGGCTCCCTGTTgccgcggcacagcgcccTTGACTGCTTCTACTAACTTGCCGAGGCTGaacgtcgccgccgtgctgcctcctccgcatcACACGACACGCACCGCCCGCAAACAGATGACCACGTTATGCCGCTGGAGGTCATCATTGCCGTCTACGGGATGCTCCTACGGCAGCAGGCGCCTCACACGACAACCGACAATGCCGAGTACGGAGATTTCAGCTGGCGGAGTGCAGCTTAGGCAACTGCGATGTGGTCAACATCGAGCGACACATCGCCTGCGTCTGGCAGCTCAGTCTCCCCGCTTGGGTTCATCGCTTATGCGTTTCAGCAGCACTCGCCACTCAATCCTATCGCAGTAATCCTCGGCGCTGACAAGGGTCGCGGTGCCGGTAACGCGCGTGAGCAGTAGCACAGCCACGGCGACCACGAGGACGCGTACGGCGGTATGTCACCGCTGTCCTTGCTAACTCTTTCCACCGTTCTTCATCTCGGGCTCCTAGAAGAGTTGCAGattgctgctgcaccgccattATCATCAagcgctgcagtcgctcctgcagcaggcaccgctccggcgacggcgtcgccgtcactgACTCGACAGCGGTGGGCGGCGGCCCAGACAATCCATCATATGCAGTGCTATGGGTATGCCCCGGATTACTTCCGTGCCCTGGCAGCGattccagcagcagcgacgtcggCACCGGGAGAGTAGCATGGGAAGAGTTCTGGCCGAGCTTCCGATGCGCTGGGGCTGGTCCAgcgtgctgcgcacgcgATGCCGCACTTCAAACGTCTGTTTTGTGCGCTGGAGGGTGCGTGGGCGATGCACCACGAGCGGCATTGCGGCGTGGCGGGTGAGCAGTAGCCAGTGCCTTTCAATggaaggcagcggcacacgaCCACCGCTCTTGGAGGCTACAAGCAGACAAGAGCTGTGAACTCTGTTGCTGATGAGGCGTTGGCGTCGATGTTGcacgccctcgccgccacccctACGCGGGAAAGGTTGAgatccgcggcggcggccagtGACGCGGTACACGCTGTGAGCCACTCAATGACCACGAGGCAACTGCTCGACGTGATTCGCGACCTTGTCGTCTTCGCCTGGCCCGCAATagaggtgcggcggcgccaggcAGAAGCGCCGCGCATGGTGCTGCGGGAAGCAGCCCGGAAAGCAAGGCACATTTGGCGGGCTCGGGGCTCCGTCGACAACTGGCATCTGATGCTGCAGTGGTCGACGAGGAGCAGGACGCGCTTCTCCGACTtgtgcgcaccgccacgcgcTTCTCCACATTCAATGACCTTTGTGCGCGGATTGAGCAGCTTTTAACCCATGATGGCCAACTGGCCTTCTCTGAGGTGGCCGATCCGCCATCGCGGTCGTCCGTCCTGTCACCGCAGCAAGAAAAAGCGTTGCCGTGTCTGCTGACGCGGGACGTGCGTCGAGTGCCGCCGTGGACAACTACGTGCGCCATACTCAGCGACACGTGGTCTAAGCTGCTGTGCGtgagcgccgctgcaaaCGTCGCAAGGACAGAGGTGCGATGTCGACGGGACGACGGCGTGGCATCCATGCGAGAGCTGCTTGATGCCTTCTTTACTTCTCCGCACGCAcccacagcggcgctgccttgGCAGGTGACAAGTGAGGCAGTATGCCGGCCAACAACCTATGATGGATCATTTTGGTACCGTGTGATTGTGAGCACCGACACCGCGgacgccgaggtggcgcacTGGAGGCACATAATGTTCGGCGGCGATGCATACGCGTCCTCTACAGGGCTTCCGCCGGGCCAGCGCACAACAGTCATGGTAACGCGTCATGATGCACTTACCAGGGCCGCGCTGCCCGTCGTGCACCGCTGGCTGCAACCGGCAGAGGCCCTtggcgtggcgctgcagtgcctcgCTCGCAGTCACGCACGGTGCGCCGAGCAGTGGACCGCCGTTCTTGAGCGCCAGCCGACCGACGGTAAGGGCAGCAGTGCTACTGCAGATCACTGCTGCCAAAACGATGGCAGCGCAGAGACGGCGATCACTCCAGATTCTCTTCCTTGTTTGCGGTCACTGATAGCATCAGCGTGCCCTGcgaccgcggcagcaccggctgAGGGAGCTGTCGACGCGGTgcctgcggcggtggtgcaaCTAATGGTAGACCAGCATCGCGCCTACGGCGCGCTCCTCTCTACTCCGGAGCAACTGGAATGGATCGATGTGACCTTGCGGTGCACGCAATGTGGgtcggagcggcagcgggtcATCAAGGCTGCCTTTATGACCCGCTGGCATTGTGGCCCATATACGCTAACTGTACACGAAGGCGCCTctggtggcagtggtggtggcagcgacgacgagcaAGCAGTGACTGTTTGTTCTGCAATGAATCATCTCATCGCGTCGGCTGAGGCCTACGTGACGGCGATTGTTCACCGCTGGGTATTGCAAGAGGCAGAGGTGCTCGAGgagtcggcagcagcaacgttGTTCAACCACGGGGACAACTTaacgcggcgcgcagctctccTCGGAGATGTTGGCCGGCTGCTGGCGGGCGTGAGTCGCGCCTTTAATAGTGTACCTGGCGGCCTGCCAGCAGTGGAGGCGCTGTTCGCCACggctcgcgctgctgtgaCGTCAGCGGGGCTGCGCCTCGAGCGCGGCGCCCAGCTTTCGAGTACTTCGTCGCTGTTCAGCGTCGCCGCtacagctgctgcgctgacgTCTGCCGGGATGCCAGCCCCGCGCGACGACTCTGTCGCTGGAGTTGCAGCACTCTCTTGCTCTGCTTTACTACCTGAGCTCCAGTCTTGCATGGATGTCGAGCGTCGTCTTACGCGGCTGCACGGCTGGCTGGGGCTGCTTTGCACATGCCCCACAGAACTCGTAGCAGACGAGCAGTTTGTGGTCGCGTGGCTGTATGTGTTGATGCGGCGtgtggaggagatgcacgGATACGCGCGAGAAGGATCGGCTCAGCTCAGCTAGGCACGGCGGCAGGCTGGGGAAACAACACACCACGCGGACAGTGCGATTGTCTCTTGTCGTGTTGGAGCGGCCtctgacggcggcgacgacaatGGGTGGGGGTGCCAGTGGCCGCTGGAGACCGAagaggctgctgcgcgtcgtgTCGCGCAGTCCCTCAGCAGCCAGCCGTGGCCTGTGCTGCCTGcatcgtcgcggctgccgcccaTGCTGCTGAACTGATTGCTTGCACGGGGTGGCGCGCGAACCTGGAGCGACGCCGTACGCACGCTGCAAGCGTCGACAGACGCTGATGGCGGGCTTAAGGCAGAACACGCTGGACGGCGCTTCTCGCTGCTCCTGCTACCGCTCGATCGCGTTGTGTCGGTGGAGCACGCTGTGCGGGTGCTGCAcacgctgcaggcggcggaggagcgatgcgccgcttccgctaCTCCTGCGGTAGCAGCATCCATGCAGCGGACACCGCCACCTTAGACACCTCTACAGAAGTGCTCCAGCCGCCGTTCGATTACAACTGCATCAGCGGTGATTCAACTTGTAGCTGAGGTAGAGTCTCTGCCGGCCATGACAGAGCATGGAAATGGGCAGCTGCTGTACACCATCGTACTTGCGGACGTGTACGGCCAGATCGAGCGCGTCTTACTCCGCGAGTGGTGTGGCTGCGCGctagcggcggtgctgctcttcctctcacAACAGCCACAGTACACGTACCTGACCTACGTGAGGGATGCGCCGCACCATGCAGCCGTAGCTCTGCTCCGGCGGCAACAGGGTGGGCACCGCGCTTTCGACCTCCTGGAGACTGAAAACAGCGCAGGAAAAGCGCCGATGGCGACGGCCACCCGCAGCGTGGGAGCAGCGTGGGCAAGCCGACCCATGCGCCCATCACTGCAGGCATCGTTGAGCCCACAAGGTCTAGAGCGTAACCGAACGCTAGGCTCACCTGCCTTCGTCGCACCTGTCACTCACGCTGAGATATCGTTAGCGCGCTGGCGTGCCTGGATGGACGAAACGGCTGCTATGGCGAATTTGGATTACTACATTCTTTTTCCGCCTCCCGCCACGACACTATCGGCTGATTCACCGGCGCCCACGGAGGCgtcggccgccgtcgtctctGAACGTGTGCGGTGCACGGCTGACTTGCATTCAGCGGCCATTGGCtccgtcgtcgacgccgctgcgtcgtgcAAGGTGATGCAGACACGTCTACGCGATGGAGCCTCGCCGAATGAGGCATCAAAACCCTCGGCCTCTGCCCTTGGGGTTCCACTGCACCTTCTAGCGACTTTCATCCGCCGGGAGTGCCGCATTGGAGCCACACACAACGGGCCATCAACGAATGGCACAGCACCTGCCCTGGCGCGGGATGAAAGTGTAGTACAAACCCGCTGTCAGCCACAACAGTGTatctctctcgctgcacctcgctcgcccttctcttctttcctcTATTCTGTCTCCTCACTCGAGGTGCTCGCGGGCGAGAACTTGCAGAGAAGCTTTACTGGTAATTTGGCAGCGCtagctgcggcaccgccttGCCCATGCCGAGTCCGCACGGCTCATCTGGAGCTgctcgttttgtttttgcaggtgctgcggcgcaagcaatcggaggcggcggcgcgcagtggtggtgctgcggcgggaGAGACAATCGAAGAGTTgaccgcggcggtgctggccgAGCGGTGCGACCGAGGAGGTCGTTGTGGAAGTGGTGGAGGAAAGGAAGCAACAAGCCAACGGTGAAGGCGATCGAGCGCCGGGGTAGCAGCGCTGACGTGCTTGAGTCGACGCAGCACTTTCTTCAGAGAGTAGCATGGGCGCAAGACCGGTGCGCTGTGCTCTCGTGGCTGTTCGCTGAACTCACACTTCCCGTCCCTTTCGCCATACGCAGCCAAACAGCCTGGGCGTCATCCACCTGCCTTGGCGATAGAGGGACCGCGGACGCAAGCTCGAGCGCATACACCTCCGCGCAACGCACAAGGACAATGTGCAGGGGAGTGTTGCCGTGCCCACAGAACCCCTCCTTACCGCTACCCCGCCGACGaaagaacaacaaaacacCATCTCAACTTCAACCAGCTGTCGACACGCCTCCGGCGACTGCTGGAAGGCATGGGGTGAGCTGGGCCAAGCCATCCAGAGCTGTGCGGCAGGTGCGCATGCTGCTCCCACGGCGCTACCCCCTTTCCCGCATGTGCGACAGTTTCACGCGTACAAacgtctttctctctccttcgcgcgtgccgctatgggcggcggcgcgtcggtGTCTTTGATTGCACAGCTCACCGCCTCGCCATATTTTCGTCGTGGCCACGCGACCCCCCGaccttcccctcctccgcccccaAAGACAAGCCAGACATACCGACCATGCCGTCTGCCCGCGTCTCTGCTTACCAAGCGCGCCACGCACCCCTTCCTCGGCCCTGAATCTTTCGCGCGGCGCCATACATTGCATGCACGTCACTACGCCTGTACACCTTACACCTCCTCTTGCCCacccctttccccttctACACGCCTaactacacacacacacatatatatatataaagcGCTCAACGCACACATACTGTGGCCAGTATTACTGCACCAACGTCTGCCTCTTCCAGGATGCACCCTTCCACTGTGCGGCGTGAGGCGGAGCGGGTGAAGGtgtcggtgcgcgtgcgccccCTAAACGAACGTGAAAACAATGCCCCGGAAGGGACGAAAGTGACCGTTGCGGCGAAacaggcggccgccgtggtgaCGGTCAAGGTCCTGGGaggcagcaacaacagcggcgccgccgagtcGATGGGGACTGCAAGGCGGGTAGCGCAGGACTTTCAGTTCGACCACGTGTTCTGGTCTGTGGAGACGCCGGacgcgtgcggcgcgacCCCCGCGACGCAGGCAGACGTGTTCCGGACGATCGGGTACccgctggtgcagcacgcgTTCGACGGGTTCAACTCGTGCTTGTTTGCGTACGGGCAGACAGGGAGCGGGAAGACGTACACGATGATGGGTGCGGACGTGAGCGCGCTTGGCGGtgagggcagcggcgtgaCGCCGCGGATCTGCCTGGAGATCTTTGCGCGGAAGGCGAGCGTGGAGGCGCAGGGGCACTCGCGGTGGATCGTGGAGCTGGGGTACGTGGNNNNNNNNNNNNNNNNNNNNNNNNNNNNNNNNNNNNNNNNNNNNNNNNNNNNNNNNNNNNNNNNNNNNNNNNNNNNNNNNNNNNNNNNNNNNNNNNNNNGAGAATATTCCAGTTCGATCACGTGTTCTGGTCTGTGGAGACGCCGGacgcgtgcggcgcgacCCCCGCGACGCAGGCAGACGTGTTCCGGACGATCGGGTACccgctggtgcagcacgcgTTCGACGGGTTCAACTCGTGCTTGTTTGCGTACGGGCAGACAGGGAGCGGGAAGACGTACACGATGATGGGTGCGGACGTGAGCGCGCTTGGCGGtgagggcagcggcgtgaCGCCGCGGATCTGCCTGGAGATCTTTGCGCGGAAGGCGAGCGTGGAGGCGCAGGGGCACTCGCGGTGGATCGTGGAGCTGGGGTACGTGGAGGTGTACAACGAGCGCGTGTCGGACCTGCTTGGGAAGCGGAAGAAGGGTGtgaagggcggcggcgaggaggtgtaCGTGGACGTGCGCGAGCACCCGAGCCGCGGCGTGTTCCTGGAGGGGCAGCGGCTGGTGGAGGTTGGGAGCCTGGACGATGTTGTGCGGCTGATCGAGATCGGCAACGGCGTGCGGCACACCGCTTCGACGAAGATGAACGACCGGAGCAGCCGGAGCCACGCGATCatcatgctgctgctgcgcgaggagcggacgatgacgacgaagAGCGGGGAGACGATCCGTACTGCCGGCAAGAGCAGCCGCATGAACCTTGTGGACCTTGCGGGGTCTGAGCGCGTGGCGCAGTCGCAGGTGGAGGGGCAGCAGTTCAAGGAGGCGACGCACATCAACCTGTCGCTGACGACGCTCGGGCGCGTGATCGACGTGCTCGCGGACATGGCGACGAAGGGTGCGAAGGCGCAGTACAGCGTTGCGCCGTTCCGCGACTCGAAGCTGACGTTCATCCTGAAGGACTCGCTTGGCGGGAACTCGAAGACGTTCATGATCGCGACTGTGAGCCCGAGCGCGCTGAACTACGAGGAGACGCTGAGCACGCTGCGGTAcgcgtcgcgcgcgcgcgacatTGTGAATGTTGCGCAGGTGAACGAGGAcccgcgcgcacggcggatccgcgagctggaggagcagatgGAGGACATGCGGCAGGCGATGGCTGGCGGCGACCCCGCGTACGTGTCGGAGCTGAAGAAGAAgcttgcgctgctggagtCGGAGGCGCAGAAGCGTGCGGCGGAcctgcaggcgctggagagggagcgggagCACAACCAGgtgcaggagcggctgctgcgcgcgacggaggcggagaagagcgagcTGGAGTcgcgtgcggctgcgctgcaggaggagatggccGCGACTCGACGGCAGGCGGACGAGATGCAGGCGCTGAACCTGCGGCTGAAGGAAGNNNNNNNNNNNNNNNNNNNNNNNNNNNNNNNNNNNNNNNNNNNNNNNNNNNNNNNNNNNNNNNNNNNNNNNNNNNNNNNNNNNNNNNNNNNNNNNNNNNGCTCTCGAAGGTTCGGCGACGCAAAGACGCCGAGATAGCAAGCGAGCGCGAGAAGCTGGAGTCgaccgtggcgcagctggagcgtgagcagcgcgagcgcgaggTGGCTCTGGACGCATTGCAGACGCACCAGAGAAAGCTGCAGGAAGCGCTCGAGAGCTCTGAGCGGACAGCCGCGGAAAGGgaccagctgctgcagcagctaACAGAGCTTCAGTCTGAGCGTACGCAGCTATCACAGGTTGTGACCGACCGCGAGCGGCTTACACGCGACTTGCAGCGTATTCAGTACGAGTACGGGGAAACCGAGCTCGCGCGAGACGTGGCGCTGTGCGCCGCgcaggagatggaggcgcgcTACCACGCTGCTGTGTTTCACCTGCAAACGCTCCTGGAGCTCGCAACCGAGTGGGAGGACGCACTCCGCGAGCGTGCGCTTGCAGGACGAGATGCAGGCGCTGAACCTGCGGCTGAAGGAAGAGCAGGCGCGCAAGGAGCGCGAGCTGCTGAAAGAGATGGCGAAGAAGGACGCCGCGCTCTCGAAGGTTCGGCGACGCAAAGACGCCGAGATAGCAAGCGAGCGCGAGAAGCTGGAGTCgaccgtggcgcagctggagcgtgagcagcgcgagcgcgaggTGGCTCTGGACGCATTGCAGACGCACCAGAGAAAGCTGCAGGAAGCGCTCGAGAGCTCTGAGCGGACAGCCGCGGAAAGGgaccagctgctgcagcagctaACAGAGCTTCAGTCTGAGCGTACGCAGCTATCACAGGTTGTGACCGACCGCGAGCGGCTTACACGCGACTTGCAGCGTATTCAGTACGAGTACGGGGAAACCGAGCTCGCGCGAGACGTGGCGCTGTGCGCCGCgcaggagatggaggcgcgcTACCACGCTGCTGTGTTTCACCTGCAAACGCTCCTGGAGCTCGCAACCGAGTGGGAGGACGCACTCCGCGAGCGTGCGCTTGCAGAGCGTGAcgaagccgctgcagccgaaCTTGATGCCGCAGCCTCTACTTCCCAAAACGCACGTGAAAGCGCCTCCGAGCGGCTAACCAGCCttgagcagcagcttcgcgaatccgaggagcgcgctgcggagctggcgagcCAGCTGgaggccactgctgctgcgaagtcgtcggcggagcaggaCCGCGAGAACACGAGGGCCGCGTTGGAGCAGCGGCTTCGCNNNNNNNNNNNNNNNNNNNNNNNNNNNNNNNNNNNNNNNNNNNNNNNNNNNNNNNNNNNNNNNNNNNNNNNNNNNNNNNNNNNNNNNNNNNNNNNNNNNGAGTCAGCTGGAGGCCACTGTTGCTGCGAAGTcgtcggcggagcaggaCCGCGAGAACACGAGGGCCACGCtagagcagcagcttcgcgaaTCCGAGGCGCGCGNNNNNNNNNNNNNNNNNNNNNNNNNNNNNNNNNNNNNNNNNNNNNNNNNNNNNNNNNNNNNNNNNNNNNNNNNNNNNNNNNNNNNNNNNNNNNNNNNNNNNNNNNNNNNNNNNNNNNN of the Leishmania donovani BPK282A1 complete genome, chromosome 14 genome contains:
- a CDS encoding kinesin K39, putative, with translation MATKGAKAQYSVAPFRDSKLTFILKDSLGGNSKTFMIATVSPSALNYEETLSTLRYASRARDIVNVAQVNEDPRARRIRELEEQMEDMRQAMAGGDPAYVSELKKKLALLESEAQKRAADLQALEREREHNQVQERLLRATEAEKSELESRAAALQEEMAATRRQADEMQALNLRLKE